From a single Rutidosis leptorrhynchoides isolate AG116_Rl617_1_P2 chromosome 5, CSIRO_AGI_Rlap_v1, whole genome shotgun sequence genomic region:
- the LOC139847976 gene encoding GEM-like protein 5 — MAATPPESSSPSKTQPEYTEKWGTHVMGQPAIPTTHPDNQKAATWNAEDHQQIYHQQSPYLVYTPVDKPVTNPLEPVIHLFNSWTAKADSIARNIWHNLKTGSSVSGAAWGKVNLTAKAITEGGFESIFKQIFAPTDPNEKLKKTFACYLSTTTGPVAGTIYLSTNRVAFCSDRPLSFTAPSGQETWSYYKVMIPLGNIGTVNPVTMREKSSERYIQIVTVDGHDFWFMGFVNYDKASKHLINSVSEFNANVAAASV; from the exons ATGGCAGCTACACCTCCAGAATCATCATCGCCTTCAAAAACGCAACCGGAATATACGGAGAAATGGGGGACCCACGTGATGGGTCAGCCAGCTATCCCCACTACACACCCTGATAATCAGAAAGCAGCTACATGGAACGCTGAAGATCATCAACAAATTTACCACCAGCAGTCGCCGTACCTTGTTTACACTCCGGTTGATAAACCCGTTACCAACCCACTAGAACCCGTCATCCACCTTTTCAATTCGTGGACCGCTAAGGCTGATTCCATCGCCCGCAATATCTGGCATAATT TGAAAACTGGATCATCAGTGAGTGGAGCGGCATGGGGCAAAGTAAATTTAACAGCAAAGGCGATCACAGAGGGCGGATTTGAATCGATATTTAAACAGATATTCGCACCAACTGATCCAAACGAAAAGCTCAAGAAAACTTTCGCTTGCTATCTTTCCACTACCACCGGCCCTGTTGCTGGCACCATCTATTTATCGACTAATCGTGTTGCCTTTTGCAGTGATCGACCGTTGTCTTTCACTGCACCTTCGGGTCAAGAAACATGGAGCTACTACAAG GTTATGATACCATTGGGAAATATTGGAACAGTGAATCCGGTGACGATGAGGGAAAAATCATCAGAGAGATATATTCAGATAGTTACAGTTGATGGACACGATTTCTGGTTTATGGGATTTGTGAATTATGATAAAGCTTCTAAGCATCTTATCAATAGCGTGTCTGAATTCAATGCAAATGTTGCAGCAGCTAGTGTTTGA